A window from Rhizosphaericola mali encodes these proteins:
- a CDS encoding nucleotide sugar dehydrogenase, producing the protein MKINKICCIGAGYVGGPTMSVIAQKCPNIKVTVVDLNKERIDAWNSENYELPVFEPGLENVVKDARGRNLFFSTAVESSIQEADAIFISVNTPTKNYGIGKGQAADLKYIELCARQIAAVSTTNKIVIEKSTLPVRTASTLRNIFDNLGPGVHFDILSNPEFLAEGTAIEDLHAPDRVLIGGDYTTESGREAIAALVEVYNNWVPKEKILTTNVWSSELSKLAANAFLAQRISSINAFSEICEHTGADINEISKAIGTDSRLGSKFLKASVGFGGSCFQKDILNLVYIAKSLGLDSVADYWEQVIILNDHQKDRFALNIVKTLYNTVSGKKIAFLGWAFKKDTNDTRESPAIYVADTLINEQAKIAVYDPKVPSKQVYVDLNYLQSRSIEENKSAVITESNPYSVCNQAHAIAIMTEWDEFKDYDWQKIYEIMLKPAFVFDGRRIIDKEKLTEIGFKVYSIGC; encoded by the coding sequence ATGAAAATAAATAAGATTTGTTGTATAGGCGCTGGGTATGTTGGCGGTCCTACAATGTCAGTAATAGCTCAAAAATGCCCAAATATAAAAGTTACTGTTGTAGATTTAAATAAAGAAAGAATTGATGCATGGAATTCGGAAAACTATGAATTACCAGTATTTGAACCCGGACTTGAGAATGTTGTAAAAGACGCGAGAGGACGTAATCTGTTTTTTTCTACAGCGGTAGAGTCTTCAATTCAAGAAGCTGATGCAATATTTATATCGGTAAATACACCGACTAAAAATTATGGTATTGGAAAAGGGCAGGCTGCAGATTTGAAATATATAGAATTGTGTGCAAGACAGATTGCCGCGGTTTCTACTACTAATAAAATTGTGATTGAAAAGTCTACACTGCCAGTTCGTACTGCTTCTACACTTAGAAATATTTTTGATAACTTAGGTCCAGGCGTTCACTTTGATATTTTATCTAATCCGGAATTTTTGGCTGAGGGCACTGCTATTGAAGATTTACATGCTCCAGATAGAGTGTTAATTGGAGGTGATTATACAACAGAATCTGGAAGAGAAGCCATTGCAGCCTTAGTAGAAGTGTATAATAATTGGGTGCCTAAAGAAAAAATTCTAACAACGAATGTTTGGTCTTCAGAATTATCCAAACTTGCTGCAAATGCATTTTTAGCTCAAAGAATTTCTTCGATTAATGCATTTTCTGAAATATGCGAACATACGGGTGCTGATATTAATGAAATATCTAAAGCAATAGGAACCGATTCGAGATTGGGAAGTAAGTTTTTGAAAGCTTCAGTTGGCTTTGGAGGCTCTTGTTTTCAAAAGGATATTTTAAATCTAGTTTACATTGCGAAATCTTTGGGATTAGATAGTGTTGCAGATTATTGGGAGCAAGTTATTATTTTAAATGATCATCAAAAGGACCGCTTTGCCTTAAACATCGTTAAAACATTATATAATACCGTTTCGGGAAAGAAAATTGCGTTTTTAGGATGGGCATTCAAAAAGGATACAAATGATACTCGTGAAAGTCCGGCAATATATGTAGCAGATACGTTAATTAATGAGCAAGCAAAAATTGCTGTTTATGATCCAAAAGTACCTAGTAAACAAGTTTATGTTGATTTGAATTATTTACAATCTAGATCTATCGAGGAAAATAAATCTGCGGTAATTACAGAAAGTAATCCTTATTCTGTATGTAATCAAGCGCATGCAATTGCTATTATGACAGAATGGGATGAATTTAAAGATTATGATTGGCAAAAAATCTATGAGATTATGTTAAAACCTGCCTTCGTATTTGATGGTAGACGAATTATTGATAAAGAAAAACTAACGGAAATTGGATTTAAAGTTTATAGTATTGGTTGTTAA
- a CDS encoding glycosyltransferase family 2 protein produces the protein MKIIYIIIVTYNGEKWLKKCLESSFCSDIPVKIVIIDNGSTDNTLKIVESFSGKRIHFIQTGENLGFGKANNLGINYALEQGAEFVYLLNQDAYLDANTISGLVKIMESDYSYGILSPMQYNGDGSRLDKNFEDIYTKRSTKSPTSSDVLNVKFVMAAHWLIRCSMLQMVGLFDPLFSHYGEDNDLINRFLYRNYLVGISVNYKAYHDRDDRKIDEKKQIDVAFQGLIAQLTNPGNKNILLSLFSFFCKSPIIYLIKGMKIENCKYQFLKIFTLFKLRKKILYTRRKNKLAIPI, from the coding sequence ATGAAAATTATTTATATAATTATAGTCACTTATAATGGTGAAAAATGGTTGAAAAAATGTTTAGAGTCTTCTTTTTGTTCTGATATACCTGTCAAAATTGTAATCATAGACAACGGTTCAACTGATAATACCTTAAAAATTGTTGAATCATTTTCTGGAAAAAGAATTCATTTTATACAAACTGGCGAAAATTTAGGATTTGGAAAGGCAAATAATTTAGGAATTAATTATGCCCTTGAGCAAGGTGCGGAATTTGTGTATCTATTAAATCAAGATGCATATTTGGACGCAAATACGATTTCTGGACTAGTTAAAATTATGGAATCTGATTATAGCTATGGTATCCTAAGCCCAATGCAATATAATGGAGATGGTAGTAGATTGGATAAAAATTTTGAGGATATATATACAAAACGTTCTACGAAAAGTCCAACATCTTCTGATGTTTTGAATGTAAAATTTGTAATGGCTGCTCATTGGTTGATACGATGCTCCATGCTACAAATGGTTGGTTTGTTTGATCCCTTATTTTCTCATTATGGTGAAGACAATGATTTAATAAATAGATTTTTGTATCGAAATTATTTGGTAGGTATTAGTGTGAATTATAAAGCTTACCATGATAGAGATGATAGAAAAATTGATGAAAAAAAACAAATTGATGTAGCATTTCAAGGGCTAATTGCACAACTTACTAATCCTGGAAATAAAAATATACTATTGTCTCTTTTTTCATTTTTTTGTAAATCTCCAATTATATATTTAATTAAAGGAATGAAGATTGAAAATTGCAAATATCAGTTTCTAAAAATATTTACGCTATTTAAATTAAGAAAAAAAATTTTATATACTAGAAGAAAAAATAAATTGGCAATTCCTATTTAG
- a CDS encoding O-antigen polymerase — protein MLKKYVMNLLLVNFLLYFFWFAYSYIKEKRISIYSTMILFYTIIAFLGIYIYKTGLYTKEFGNFSLSRITIFPIILGFVSYFFLLYPLKKIKFDKNGFNKLKFNKRSSRFILLWIIYFSLYFILKLGELIISISTGLDSAYEHRHDGASTPLFNYNNPVLEKFSFLGDLFLNTTTPFVVGYAIIGIYQKKIKINYGLFLILLCFFPSLANSIAIGSRGAMFLIVFNFIFFISIFKPFITKQLSKRIKIFGISFLSLVATYSWVITSLRFSNAKGNKGFDSILRYFGESFPNFFLQIWDQVKYHPFGERLFPVIAPIKKTYSHLTLDETTLFWQNKVDVPIYLFKTYYGDLYIEYGVIYGLLFAFLYFLLIFLYLKKVKLSLKNLLIPYLYFQVCVYGFSGLVVSGTSLYWSISVVFTTYLILKYIMKD, from the coding sequence TTGTTAAAAAAATATGTAATGAATTTATTGTTAGTTAATTTTTTATTGTATTTTTTTTGGTTTGCATATTCTTATATCAAGGAAAAAAGGATTTCTATTTATAGTACTATGATTCTATTCTACACTATTATAGCTTTTCTTGGTATCTATATATATAAAACTGGCTTATATACTAAAGAATTTGGAAATTTTTCTTTATCTAGAATCACAATTTTTCCCATTATTTTAGGTTTTGTGTCTTATTTTTTTTTATTATATCCATTAAAAAAAATAAAATTTGATAAAAATGGATTTAATAAGTTAAAATTTAATAAACGAAGTTCACGGTTTATTCTTTTGTGGATTATTTATTTTAGCCTGTATTTCATACTTAAACTCGGGGAATTAATTATTTCAATAAGTACAGGTTTGGATTCTGCATATGAACACCGTCACGATGGCGCATCTACCCCTTTATTTAACTATAATAATCCAGTATTAGAAAAATTTAGCTTTTTAGGTGATTTGTTTTTAAATACAACTACTCCATTTGTTGTTGGATATGCTATTATTGGAATATATCAAAAAAAGATAAAGATTAATTATGGTTTATTTCTTATTTTATTATGTTTCTTTCCAAGTCTTGCCAATAGTATTGCCATTGGATCTAGAGGTGCAATGTTTTTAATTGTTTTTAATTTTATTTTTTTTATTTCTATATTCAAGCCGTTTATCACAAAACAGCTTTCTAAAAGAATAAAAATATTTGGAATTTCCTTTCTATCTTTAGTGGCTACTTATAGTTGGGTTATTACTTCATTAAGATTCTCAAACGCTAAAGGGAACAAGGGCTTCGACTCTATTTTGCGATATTTTGGAGAGTCATTTCCAAATTTTTTTTTACAAATATGGGATCAAGTTAAATATCACCCTTTCGGCGAACGATTATTTCCGGTAATTGCCCCTATAAAAAAAACATATAGCCATCTAACATTAGATGAAACAACTTTATTTTGGCAAAATAAAGTTGACGTTCCTATTTATTTATTTAAAACATATTATGGAGATTTGTATATAGAGTATGGAGTGATTTATGGTTTACTATTTGCTTTTTTGTATTTTTTGTTGATTTTTCTGTATTTAAAAAAAGTAAAGCTTTCGCTTAAAAATTTATTAATTCCCTATTTATATTTTCAAGTTTGTGTTTACGGTTTTTCAGGGTTGGTTGTTAGTGGGACAAGTTTGTATTGGTCTATTTCTGTAGTCTTTACCACTTACCTAATATTGAAGTATATAATGAAAGATTAA
- a CDS encoding glycosyltransferase family 2 protein — translation MTTSLVSAIITTKNRCKLLERAISGVKNQLYKNIEIIIVDDASNDNTEDLCRKMSDITYLRISEDESNGGNYARNIGIKACHGEFVAFCDDDDFWFENKISEQIKIMHSKPNCGMVYCGMELEIINESTNEIKKVVEYPKYFMKGDLSKKIFCDYTSMTSTMFFRKNKLVEIGLFNENIMFWQEYELSMRIAQVSHIYFVKEPLILYRINSNDKFKLGNNYEKWLKTVQDIKQMYINNYKSLNCYEFLKYRYLFDNQSIRRLEFNNVINISMKLKIEYYLLYALLLPEKILNKILN, via the coding sequence ATGACGACTTCTTTAGTATCAGCAATAATTACCACAAAAAATCGATGTAAATTATTGGAAAGAGCAATTAGTGGTGTTAAAAATCAATTATATAAAAATATTGAAATCATAATCGTTGATGATGCCTCCAATGATAACACAGAGGATTTATGTCGAAAAATGTCGGATATTACTTATTTGCGAATTTCAGAGGATGAATCTAATGGTGGTAACTATGCTAGAAATATTGGCATAAAGGCGTGTCATGGGGAATTTGTTGCATTTTGTGACGATGATGATTTTTGGTTTGAAAATAAGATTTCTGAACAGATTAAAATTATGCATAGCAAACCAAATTGTGGGATGGTGTATTGCGGAATGGAGTTAGAAATAATAAATGAGTCTACTAATGAAATAAAAAAAGTTGTTGAATATCCTAAGTATTTTATGAAAGGGGATTTATCAAAGAAAATTTTTTGTGATTATACTAGTATGACATCAACAATGTTTTTTAGAAAAAATAAATTAGTTGAAATTGGTCTATTTAATGAAAATATTATGTTTTGGCAAGAATATGAACTTTCAATGCGTATTGCTCAAGTGTCTCATATTTATTTTGTAAAGGAGCCATTGATTTTGTATCGTATAAATTCGAACGATAAGTTTAAACTTGGTAATAATTATGAAAAATGGCTAAAAACTGTTCAAGATATTAAGCAAATGTATATAAATAATTATAAGTCTTTGAATTGTTATGAATTTTTGAAATATAGATATTTGTTTGATAATCAATCTATTCGTAGACTTGAGTTTAATAATGTAATAAATATATCAATGAAATTAAAGATTGAATATTACTTATTATATGCACTTTTATTACCTGAAAAAATTCTTAATAAAATATTAAATTAA
- a CDS encoding oligosaccharide flippase family protein — translation MSHQKEKNKLLGNIASLGLVNIANYLFPIITIPIVSRALGPDKIGRINYIASFLTYFTLIIAYSFNATGVRRIAVNAKDSKFTSTVFSNIFFAQLYLFLISSLIFIFCLVHIKKLNQEFQLTIISYLICLTSLFTQNWLFQAKQDLKIIAFLNFLPRLVSLFFVIFYIHKDSDYIKYALILYVIPLIISLISFLYSIYKYKIQIFIPKIKSIITMLNEDKIIFISIVLINFYTTTGIVILGNYKSENEVAYYTCAQKLIDIGRSILMLPISQAVFPLIAETFGKRKEDGSGLIKNIMPGFIVFTLLVLILTILLGPLAVSILYGEKFMPVIPILEVLAWGAFFVFYGVIFGNIMISCGLDKSYLKFTFWGAVISLFFNFLFVKHLGALGTAIVWSLSELFITFYQFKILKKNGIRPLAVNSLDFKLFFRKIKLIK, via the coding sequence ATGTCTCATCAAAAAGAGAAAAATAAACTTTTGGGTAACATAGCCTCTTTAGGTTTAGTAAATATTGCAAATTACTTATTCCCAATAATTACGATCCCAATTGTCTCGAGGGCATTAGGACCTGATAAGATTGGCAGAATAAACTATATAGCATCGTTTCTTACATATTTTACATTAATTATAGCTTACAGTTTTAATGCTACTGGAGTGAGACGGATTGCAGTAAATGCTAAAGATAGTAAGTTTACATCTACCGTATTTAGTAATATTTTTTTTGCACAATTATATTTGTTTTTAATATCTAGTCTAATTTTTATTTTTTGTTTGGTACATATTAAGAAGCTGAACCAAGAATTTCAATTGACTATTATTAGTTATTTGATTTGCCTTACCTCACTATTTACTCAAAATTGGCTTTTTCAAGCGAAGCAAGATTTAAAAATTATTGCATTTCTAAATTTTCTCCCAAGATTAGTATCTCTTTTTTTCGTTATTTTTTACATCCATAAAGACTCTGATTATATTAAGTATGCCTTGATTCTTTATGTAATTCCACTAATTATATCATTAATCTCTTTTCTCTATTCAATTTATAAATATAAAATACAGATTTTTATTCCAAAAATTAAGAGCATAATCACAATGCTTAATGAAGATAAAATCATTTTTATATCAATTGTACTAATAAACTTTTACACAACGACAGGGATTGTTATTTTAGGCAATTATAAATCAGAGAATGAGGTAGCCTATTATACATGCGCTCAAAAATTGATAGATATTGGTCGCAGTATTTTAATGCTACCAATTAGTCAGGCTGTATTTCCCTTGATTGCCGAAACCTTTGGTAAACGAAAAGAAGATGGTAGTGGTTTGATTAAGAATATAATGCCAGGTTTTATAGTATTTACATTACTTGTATTGATTTTAACAATATTACTTGGCCCATTAGCGGTATCCATTCTTTATGGTGAAAAATTTATGCCCGTAATTCCTATATTAGAAGTTTTAGCTTGGGGGGCGTTTTTTGTATTTTATGGTGTTATTTTTGGTAACATTATGATTTCTTGTGGATTGGATAAATCTTATTTAAAATTTACATTTTGGGGTGCTGTAATTAGTTTATTCTTTAATTTTTTATTTGTGAAACATTTAGGTGCTTTAGGCACAGCAATCGTATGGTCTCTTTCTGAGTTATTTATTACATTTTATCAATTTAAAATACTTAAAAAGAATGGAATTAGGCCATTAGCTGTTAATTCATTGGATTTCAAATTATTCTTTAGAAAAATTAAATTGATAAAATAG
- a CDS encoding glycosyltransferase family 2 protein yields MNNEFSQGEVDVSIITVGMNHLKYLKSLFHSLFFENRPLLRFEVIYIDNCSMDGSVDYISSNYPEVKIFPNEQSYGFGKNNNIGVEKANGKYIAIINPDIVLLQGSIDRLFNYSETFSEATLIVPQLLNPDLTFQNSVRRFMTLKTFLYRLVTRANDEVSNALNNYYLCKDIDFSKIQYIDWALGAAFFLPRSLYNKLNGFDTDYIMYVEDTDFCLRAWKNGHKVIYNPSSKMIHNHLRGSSKIGKKTLLHLKSYMLFFEKHGLFIKKYSKLKIN; encoded by the coding sequence ATGAATAATGAATTCTCCCAAGGAGAAGTGGATGTTTCCATTATTACGGTTGGAATGAATCACCTCAAATATTTAAAAAGTCTTTTTCATTCCCTATTTTTTGAAAATCGTCCTTTGTTAAGATTTGAGGTTATTTATATTGATAATTGCTCTATGGATGGTAGTGTTGATTACATAAGTTCAAACTATCCCGAAGTGAAGATTTTTCCAAATGAGCAATCATATGGTTTTGGGAAAAATAATAATATTGGCGTTGAAAAGGCTAATGGTAAATACATAGCTATAATTAATCCTGATATAGTGCTTTTACAGGGCAGTATTGATCGACTTTTCAACTATTCAGAAACATTTAGTGAAGCTACTTTGATAGTTCCGCAATTACTGAATCCTGATTTAACTTTTCAGAATTCAGTAAGACGATTTATGACATTGAAAACTTTTTTGTATCGTTTAGTAACTAGAGCAAATGATGAAGTAAGTAATGCATTAAATAATTATTATCTGTGTAAGGATATTGACTTTTCTAAAATTCAATATATAGATTGGGCATTAGGTGCAGCATTTTTTTTACCAAGATCTTTATATAATAAATTAAATGGGTTTGATACTGATTATATTATGTATGTTGAGGATACTGATTTTTGTTTACGTGCTTGGAAAAATGGTCATAAAGTGATATATAATCCTTCTTCAAAAATGATTCACAATCATTTAAGAGGGAGTTCAAAAATTGGTAAAAAAACTTTGTTACATTTAAAAAGTTATATGCTTTTCTTTGAAAAACATGGTTTGTTTATCAAAAAATATTCGAAATTAAAAATAAACTGA
- a CDS encoding glycosyltransferase family 2 protein: MAFFSIIIPIYNAESYIEKCIRSVFNQTFNDFELILINDGSIDNTYEVIQSIVNGDSRVKIINKLNNGVSSARNDGIRLAKSNNLLFVDADDYLYENYLQIFYKALIENELTNDSNALIIQDVYKKSINGRYFNYANKQYLNFASFSEENINFLKFCPPFAKLYRKDILIKNELFFDEKSTYQEDLMFFLYYIDFVNSIFTVKSDQYRYIDSLGGLTYAPKKLDNLKSNLTNFLSIIPKISTNSNISFYSDFLLSKYDQFFLQVFSSHLKKSQRFNHIYGVLKNRSFKEFSVAYWMTLEKKTILIRLLSIGNSKILYLLLSNYYYFKQIKNKISR, encoded by the coding sequence ATGGCATTTTTCTCAATAATCATTCCTATATACAATGCAGAATCCTATATTGAAAAATGTATCCGATCCGTATTTAATCAGACTTTCAATGATTTTGAATTAATATTGATAAATGATGGAAGTATAGACAATACATATGAGGTTATTCAAAGTATTGTAAATGGAGATAGTCGAGTTAAAATCATTAATAAGCTGAATAACGGTGTTTCTAGTGCTCGAAACGATGGTATTCGTTTAGCAAAGAGTAATAATTTATTGTTTGTAGATGCTGATGATTATTTATATGAAAATTATTTACAAATATTTTATAAAGCTTTAATTGAAAATGAGTTAACTAATGATTCAAATGCTCTAATTATTCAAGATGTCTACAAAAAATCAATTAATGGACGATATTTTAATTATGCAAATAAACAATATTTAAATTTTGCGAGTTTTTCGGAAGAAAATATTAATTTTTTAAAATTTTGTCCTCCATTTGCGAAACTCTATAGAAAAGATATCTTAATAAAAAATGAATTATTCTTTGATGAAAAATCTACTTATCAAGAGGATTTAATGTTTTTTTTATATTATATAGATTTTGTTAATTCTATTTTTACTGTTAAAAGTGATCAATATAGATATATTGATAGTTTAGGTGGATTAACATACGCCCCCAAGAAGTTAGATAATCTTAAAAGTAACTTAACTAATTTTTTGTCAATTATTCCTAAGATATCAACAAATTCAAATATTTCATTTTATAGTGATTTTTTATTGTCTAAATATGATCAATTTTTTTTACAAGTTTTTTCAAGTCATTTGAAAAAAAGTCAGAGATTTAACCATATTTATGGTGTTTTAAAAAATAGGAGTTTTAAAGAATTTAGTGTTGCTTATTGGATGACTCTTGAAAAGAAAACTATATTGATTAGATTATTGTCAATTGGTAATTCAAAGATTTTGTATTTATTGTTGTCTAATTATTATTATTTTAAACAAATTAAAAACAAAATTTCGAGATAA
- a CDS encoding glycosyltransferase family 2 protein, whose product MISVCLATYNGSKYIIEQIKSILSQLSPNDELIISDDRSTDNTIDLIKEINDSRIKLFVNSGVSGVSHNFENALKRALGDYIFLSDQDDIWEKNKISATLPLLINNVCILHNARIIDNHGKFTNKTLFSVYKTRTGFFNNLIRNTFVGCCMAFRRDMLQYILPIPNNVTMHDMWIALICHLNGNVILVDSELLQYRRHDNNASTTGNKSKFSKSYQLQYRLQILYSLIKRHYIKN is encoded by the coding sequence ATGATAAGTGTTTGTTTAGCTACATATAATGGAAGTAAATATATAATAGAGCAAATTAAATCAATTTTGAGCCAACTTTCTCCAAATGATGAGCTTATAATATCAGATGATAGAAGCACGGATAATACTATTGATTTAATAAAGGAGATTAATGATTCAAGAATAAAATTATTTGTTAATAGTGGAGTATCAGGAGTATCACATAATTTTGAGAATGCATTAAAACGTGCGTTAGGAGATTATATTTTTTTATCTGATCAAGATGATATTTGGGAAAAGAATAAGATCTCTGCAACTTTACCACTCTTGATTAACAATGTTTGTATTTTACATAATGCTAGAATAATAGATAATCATGGAAAATTTACAAATAAAACGCTATTTTCTGTTTACAAAACAAGGACAGGTTTTTTCAATAATTTAATAAGAAATACATTTGTAGGGTGCTGTATGGCATTTAGAAGGGATATGCTTCAATACATATTACCCATACCTAATAATGTAACTATGCACGATATGTGGATTGCATTGATTTGTCACCTCAATGGTAATGTAATATTGGTTGATTCTGAACTATTACAATATCGAAGACATGATAATAATGCGAGTACAACTGGTAATAAATCTAAATTTTCTAAATCTTACCAGCTTCAATATAGATTACAAATCTTGTATTCTTTAATTAAACGACACTATATTAAGAATTAG
- a CDS encoding glycosyltransferase, which translates to MSNNILFGIICYKEKYWETETFQTLLSSYKAFVSNTNKTITTLNIAVIDNTDINEWDQSNYKLSDTKIVIKYVHLNSNPGIAVAINQLFKIAELESFHSMVFLDQDTSLPLDFYNVYLQQYENNYDYSIAFPMVYSKNRLISPAKYRYYRSWLINGTLKSKLNLDYITAINSGLMVNCSFFKVNFGYNETLRLDFCDHEFLERLNFKNVIADILPISLEQNFSSDIHDKIKAINRYRLYLTDMRNYRKNKNIVIFSLFVDYPHLIKETLRYKSLDFFKMRFF; encoded by the coding sequence ATGAGTAATAATATTCTTTTTGGTATTATATGTTATAAAGAAAAGTATTGGGAAACAGAAACTTTTCAGACTTTATTGTCCTCATATAAAGCATTTGTTAGTAATACTAATAAAACGATTACTACTTTAAATATTGCTGTAATAGACAATACGGACATCAATGAATGGGATCAATCTAACTATAAGTTATCAGATACAAAAATAGTAATCAAATATGTTCATTTGAATAGTAATCCAGGAATTGCGGTTGCTATAAACCAGCTGTTCAAAATTGCAGAATTAGAAAGTTTTCACTCTATGGTATTCTTAGACCAAGATACATCACTTCCTTTAGACTTTTATAATGTATATTTACAACAATACGAGAATAATTATGACTATAGTATTGCATTTCCAATGGTGTATTCTAAAAATCGGCTAATTTCTCCAGCTAAGTATAGATATTATCGATCTTGGTTAATTAATGGTACGCTAAAGTCTAAATTGAATTTAGACTATATTACAGCCATTAATTCAGGACTAATGGTTAATTGTAGTTTCTTTAAGGTAAACTTTGGGTACAATGAAACTCTAAGATTAGATTTTTGCGATCATGAATTTTTGGAACGTTTGAATTTTAAAAATGTGATTGCTGATATTTTGCCAATTTCACTTGAGCAGAATTTCTCTTCTGATATTCATGATAAGATTAAAGCAATCAATCGCTATCGCTTGTACTTAACGGATATGAGAAATTACAGGAAGAATAAAAATATTGTCATTTTCAGCCTTTTTGTTGATTATCCGCATTTAATTAAAGAAACATTACGATACAAGTCTTTAGATTTTTTTAAAATGAGATTTTTTTAA